From the genome of Cognaticolwellia beringensis, one region includes:
- the lptM gene encoding LPS translocon maturation chaperone LptM produces MRKQIAIIFFSLLSLVTITGCGIKGPLYQTPEQQQENLPKTSQEIDKNSDITNLEH; encoded by the coding sequence ATGCGTAAACAAATTGCAATTATTTTCTTCAGTTTGCTTAGTTTAGTAACCATAACAGGCTGCGGCATTAAAGGCCCTTTATACCAAACTCCTGAGCAACAGCAAGAGAACTTACCAAAAACAAGCCAAGAAATTGATAAAAACAGTGATATAACCAATTTAGAGCATTAG